One stretch of Ictalurus punctatus breed USDA103 chromosome 5, Coco_2.0, whole genome shotgun sequence DNA includes these proteins:
- the lrrc47 gene encoding leucine-rich repeat-containing protein 47, whose product MAAENLAVWPEIEKAEKENRRELVLQGAAVDEKIKTSDGIHPRLYSLNLLNYLEISQCPSLRVIHVNIKNLSHLQSLILCRNKISSVPKSIGELKSLKVLDLSVNELQALPEEICSLSELTTLNVSCNNIATLPDGLSCCTKLSSINVGKNALVCLPEDLCSSKLELLNTVIASENIIEQLSSDIHNLPALKVLDLSSNKLSEIPFELADCPKLKDINFKGNKLKDKRLEKMVNGCQTKSVLEYLRVGGRGKGKGKQLDAEGAEHSNRNRNVSKKKNASKQRDKKEEDAVDELQKMVVKILHISDSPSAMTVNVSPQVKDVRPYIVCCIVKGMNLKRGNALKRFLAAQTKLHDDICAKRTTATIATHDLSLLKAPLQYDARPPDILRIVPLGRKEVKAGDLLKMLQQEADEQRKQKKRQNVSGLHKYLQLLDGKDHYPCLVDADGHVISFPPITNSDRTKIKKTTRELFLEVTSSMSLQTCKDVMDTLIIKMAELNKFTFDNREETGSDDETDPSSNPATDGLASAELTVVQVKVVDMEGNLKVLYPSKTDLTSDVSHLSIIR is encoded by the exons ATGGCAGCTGAGAATTTGGCTGTTTGGCCAGAAattgaaaaagcagaaaaagaaaacagacgAGAGTTGGTTCTTCAAGGCGCAGCAGTCGATGAGAAAATAAAGACAAGCGATGGGATTCATCCGAGACTTTATTCGTTAAATCTCCTCAATTACCTGGAAATCAGTCAGTGTCCGAGTTTGCGTGTTATCCATGTAAACATTAAAAACCTGTCTCACTTGCAGAGCCTCATCCTCTGCAGGAACAAGATCTCATCGGTGCCCAAAAGCATCGGAGAGCTGAAATCGCTGAAAGTCTTGGATTTGTCAGTGAACGAGCTGCAGGCTTTACCCGAGGAGATCTGTTCACTAAGCGAGCTCACCACACTGAATGTGAGCTGTAACAACATCGCGACTCTTCCGGACGGGTTAAGCTGCTGCACCAAGCTGTCCAGCATCAACGTGGGTAAAAATGCGCTGGTGTGTCTTCCTGAAGACCTGTGCTCCTCCAAACTGGAGCTGCTCAACACTGTCATAGCGTCAGAAAACATCATCGAGCAATTAAGCAGTGACATCCACAACCTGCCGGCGCTTAAG GTGTTGGACCTTTCCAGTAACAAACTCAGTGAGATCCCATTTGAGCTGGCTGACTGCCCCAAGCTGAAGGACATCAACTTCAAAGGAAACAAGCTGAAGGATAAGCGACTGGAGAAGATGGTGAACGGCTGCCAGACTAAGTCGGTGCTGGAGTACCTGAGAGTGGGGGGTCGAGGGAAAGGAAAGGGCAAGCAGCTGGACGCAGAAGGTGCTGAGCACAGCAACAGAAATCGGAATGTCTCCAAAAAGAAGAATGCTTCTAAACAGAGGGATAAAAAGGAGGAAGATGCTGTGGATGAGTTGCAGAAAATGGTTGTTAAAATCCTTCATATATCCGATTCCCCCTCTGCCATGACGGTGAATGTCTCTCCTCAGGTGAAGGATGTGCGGCCGTATATAGTATGCTGCATAGTTAAAGGGATGAACCTGAAACGAGGGAATGCACTCAAGAGGTTCTTAGCTGCTCAG ACCAAACTTCATGATGACATTTGTGCCAAAAGGACCACGGCTACTATCGCGACTCATGACCTGAGCTTACTGAAAGCTCCTCTACAGTATGATGCCAGACCTCCTGATATTTTAAGG ATAGTTCCTCTGGGTCGTAAGGAGGTGAAGGCCGGCGACCTGCTTAAGATGCTCCAGCAAGAAGCAGATGAACAGAGGAAACAGAAAAAACGGCAGAATGTGTCAGGTCTTCACAA GTACCTTCAGCTATTGGACGGGAAAGATCATTACCCTTGCCTGGTTGATGCTGATGGTCATGTGATCTCATTCCCTCCAATCACAAACAGTGACAGGACAAAG aTAAAAAAGACCACACGAGAGCTCTTCCTAGAGGTCACAAGCTCTATGAGTTTACAAACCTGTAAGGACGTCATGGACACGCTCATAATA AAAATGGCGGAGCTGAATAAGTTTACCTTTGATAACAGAGAGGAGACCGGTTCAGATGACGAGACAGACCCATCCTCTAACCCAGCAACAGACGGCTTAGCATCAGCTGAGTTAACTGTGGTGCAGGTGAAGGTGGTGGACATGGAGGGAAATCTGAAGGTCTTGTACCCGTCCAAAACTGACCTGACCTCTGACGTCAGCCATCTGTCCATCATCCGGTAA